A single window of Nostoc sp. C052 DNA harbors:
- a CDS encoding ParM/StbA family protein encodes MNKPNPNPDPAVSNPKIVISADIGGSETKAIAQIYPSGVPIVLAMSPEIADVSKTSVARFVPNSYNTSVWVGMGDEYYVLGALAKSVFAGTSALRDLKSHYALPKLAALLWLACRQFRFDTNNIDAFVQVLMPPGEISNAHNLGKKLGQSLNRGIVTPTNKLKGKLRNFHVAPEGSGIMIYRSRTLAGSYTQKNIGLLMLGYRNASFVLSQKGNPALAETTDLGMNWLVQQFVQRTAVGLSKEDEHLVTAIIAAGKGNFEPLRSLSRQATPEGVSADLKLFQNILPEVRSDYCRALVRWIRNIPSLDEILICGGTADFVKKELTDHFQNEGIPIVWNGGVQFPTPLDSKGLGERVADVWTAHITYILMLDKNFAYDRKQDLVPDPNKPRPSTPTSGLAQLREYAKKREAEQPLNS; translated from the coding sequence ATGAATAAACCGAATCCAAATCCAGATCCTGCTGTTAGTAACCCCAAAATCGTCATCTCAGCTGACATTGGTGGCAGTGAGACAAAAGCGATCGCTCAAATTTATCCTTCAGGTGTGCCAATAGTATTAGCCATGTCACCTGAAATCGCTGATGTCTCTAAAACTTCTGTGGCGCGTTTCGTCCCAAACTCATATAACACCAGTGTTTGGGTCGGAATGGGCGATGAGTACTATGTTTTGGGTGCATTGGCAAAAAGTGTTTTTGCTGGGACTTCTGCACTGCGAGATTTAAAATCTCATTATGCTCTACCAAAACTGGCTGCTTTGTTGTGGTTAGCTTGCCGTCAGTTTCGGTTCGATACCAATAATATTGATGCCTTTGTCCAAGTATTGATGCCACCAGGAGAAATTAGTAATGCTCATAATCTTGGTAAAAAGTTAGGGCAATCACTCAACCGAGGAATTGTAACTCCCACCAACAAATTAAAAGGTAAGCTGCGTAATTTTCATGTTGCCCCGGAAGGCAGTGGGATTATGATATACCGCAGTCGCACTCTGGCTGGATCATATACGCAAAAGAATATCGGTTTGCTGATGCTTGGCTACCGGAACGCTAGTTTCGTTCTCAGCCAAAAAGGTAATCCGGCTTTGGCTGAAACTACTGATTTAGGTATGAATTGGTTAGTACAGCAGTTTGTCCAACGCACTGCTGTTGGCTTGTCCAAAGAAGATGAACATTTAGTGACTGCAATCATTGCTGCTGGTAAGGGCAACTTCGAGCCTTTGCGTTCTTTGTCCCGCCAAGCCACACCCGAAGGTGTATCTGCCGACTTAAAATTATTTCAAAACATTCTTCCTGAAGTTCGCTCTGATTACTGTCGCGCTCTTGTACGCTGGATACGAAACATCCCTTCACTTGATGAAATTCTCATTTGTGGTGGGACTGCTGATTTTGTCAAGAAGGAGTTAACTGACCATTTTCAAAATGAAGGTATACCTATTGTTTGGAATGGCGGGGTACAATTTCCCACCCCTCTTGATAGTAAGGGTCTTGGTGAGCGCGTCGCTGATGTCTGGACGGCACACATTACTTATATATTGATGTTAGACAAGAACTTTGCTTACGACCGCAAACAAGATTTAGTCCCTGACCCCAATAAACCACGACCATCTACCCCTACCTCTGGTCTTGCTCAACTGCGTGAATACGCCAAAAAACGTGAGGCTGAACAACCTTTAAACAGTTAA
- the mobV gene encoding MobV family relaxase encodes MAYAIARLKKLKQKDIGSSASHTSRERETPNADLSVENIRFIGSSDPESRLEDLVMAKINEAPQHRKIRTDGVYCVEMLLSASPSYFRPSCPNKAGYYEQNKLDIWLEATQQWLSEEYGSRIVRAELHLDEATPHIHAYFVPVDDRGQLRCNHFFNGRQKIQAFQDSYYETMRLIGLERGLKGSRAKHEDIKDFYRIVETGRNLEVSELNLEQIKAKAADRDRAARQLQQMEATARELAQANELLQQRLAQLEKEKEKYRQQTQQLRDLALEDVAWELGLDEEPSQSNRWVGHGHIIDINGDKFQSASPGVEKGNGAIDLVIQVNNYNLRQGLAWLNDRFGLQGAERAAIAAVKKQTADILQTEPAPKFVPPVEDKSKWLGVHDYLIHLWGLPSNFVHGFHQSGLIYADKQQNAVFVMRDLNHQVKGAYLEGSKLKGLAIGSDRSKSWFHFQLGERGTTKVEKAVLCSSTIDAFSYAMLEYSKTGSIPKQRTLYIALVDPKTTPVERLEHIPQIKTSFNSDEFGEATALAVKKLLPQARRSRPKTLSWNQDLLLSQSPQQQQQRKSEADLSL; translated from the coding sequence ATGGCGTATGCGATCGCTCGTTTAAAAAAATTAAAGCAGAAGGATATAGGGAGTAGCGCATCTCACACATCTCGTGAGAGGGAGACACCGAACGCTGATTTGTCGGTAGAGAATATTAGGTTTATAGGCAGCAGCGATCCCGAATCAAGGTTAGAAGATTTGGTGATGGCAAAGATAAATGAGGCTCCGCAACACAGGAAGATAAGGACTGACGGTGTTTACTGCGTCGAGATGTTACTGAGTGCATCGCCAAGTTACTTTCGTCCCTCTTGCCCAAATAAAGCAGGGTATTATGAGCAAAATAAATTAGATATTTGGCTAGAAGCGACGCAGCAATGGTTGTCTGAGGAATACGGTTCGCGGATAGTCAGGGCAGAATTACATTTAGATGAAGCCACGCCACATATTCATGCTTACTTTGTGCCAGTGGATGACCGGGGTCAGCTACGGTGTAATCACTTTTTCAATGGGCGACAAAAAATCCAAGCATTTCAGGACTCGTACTATGAAACGATGCGGCTGATTGGCTTGGAGAGGGGGTTGAAGGGTTCCAGAGCCAAACACGAGGATATAAAGGATTTTTACCGGATAGTAGAAACGGGACGGAACCTGGAAGTATCAGAGTTGAATTTGGAGCAAATCAAAGCCAAAGCCGCAGATCGAGACAGGGCAGCCCGTCAACTTCAACAAATGGAAGCAACAGCTAGAGAACTGGCTCAAGCTAATGAACTGCTTCAACAACGCCTTGCCCAATTAGAGAAAGAGAAAGAAAAATATCGACAACAAACTCAGCAGTTGCGTGACCTAGCCTTGGAGGATGTAGCTTGGGAGTTAGGTTTAGACGAAGAACCTAGTCAATCTAATAGGTGGGTAGGTCATGGCCACATCATTGATATAAATGGGGATAAATTTCAGTCCGCCTCCCCAGGAGTAGAAAAGGGCAATGGGGCGATAGATTTAGTGATTCAGGTGAACAATTACAATTTGCGGCAGGGTTTGGCATGGCTCAATGACAGATTTGGACTTCAGGGGGCAGAACGAGCAGCGATCGCCGCAGTCAAGAAACAAACAGCAGATATTCTTCAAACCGAGCCAGCCCCCAAGTTTGTGCCACCAGTTGAGGATAAAAGCAAGTGGCTTGGAGTACATGACTACTTGATTCACTTGTGGGGATTGCCATCAAACTTTGTACACGGATTTCATCAATCAGGGCTGATTTACGCTGACAAGCAGCAAAATGCAGTGTTTGTAATGCGAGATTTAAACCATCAAGTTAAAGGGGCTTACCTTGAGGGGAGTAAATTGAAAGGCTTGGCAATTGGCAGCGATCGCAGCAAGAGTTGGTTTCATTTCCAGTTAGGTGAGCGAGGAACGACTAAGGTAGAAAAAGCGGTACTTTGTTCCTCTACGATTGATGCTTTCTCCTACGCAATGTTGGAATATTCCAAAACTGGGTCAATACCAAAACAGCGAACGCTCTACATAGCACTTGTTGACCCAAAAACTACACCAGTAGAGCGATTAGAGCATATTCCTCAAATCAAAACGTCCTTTAACTCCGATGAATTTGGAGAAGCCACCGCACTAGCTGTTAAGAAATTACTGCCCCAGGCTAGACGATCAAGACCCAAAACACTCTCTTGGAATCAGGATCTGCTGCTTTCACAGTCACCGCAACAACAACAGCAGCGTAAGTCAGAGGCGGATCTAAGCCTTTAG
- a CDS encoding ATP-binding protein — protein sequence MSSQLIERIFSLYEQNNPLIAVESPLQERISLLKKLTQKCINSGINCYIWMLEDDNLYQLKISNRELAFSEIKEYNRIAFKVVREDSFEILRFWKTTQLQGILILEGIYPWLGQGATDADSFLTAEWIKSALINIKLYNHNSSKTALLLGSNASLKSDIAGLIPTITQELPTVEEISDYLPQILPGSITLVQINEIANTCVGMYLADIEIGVKTALAIDKAPLGQGVGCGVWGVEKAPTTIFVQAPSSLHPTPYPQHPIFDSSELVKKVSAYKIELLKRVYNVEFLQPMTIPVGGLELMQSAFKGYRRLLTPLAKSYNLRLPKGVLLIGPPGTGKSHSAKACSQILELPLVIVEWGHFRSYGNMAEYKLKKLLALVDRINRIIFYLDDFDKGFAGDDDLSRRLAGMLLTWMQERTSDVLIIASANNIQWLPPELTRSGRFDQIFKIDLPNNGERHSIFKIHLARFDKRFSHGGDAFTPEEWQRLLKVTHRCVGAEIQAIVERAAFSIFCQSFDEETPALEDLPPLQITLTALLESRKSVNPLAIREADRIESMRNKADLQGLPSSPVDSSIYSLGDIDIFGS from the coding sequence ATGAGTTCACAACTGATAGAAAGAATATTTTCTCTTTACGAACAAAACAATCCTTTAATAGCAGTGGAATCTCCATTGCAAGAGAGGATAAGCTTACTCAAAAAACTAACTCAAAAATGCATTAATAGTGGTATCAATTGTTATATTTGGATGCTGGAAGATGACAATTTATACCAGTTAAAAATAAGTAATCGTGAATTGGCATTTTCAGAAATTAAAGAATACAACAGAATCGCTTTCAAAGTTGTACGCGAAGATTCCTTTGAGATTTTGCGGTTTTGGAAGACAACCCAGTTACAAGGGATTTTGATCCTGGAAGGGATATACCCGTGGCTTGGACAAGGAGCGACGGATGCAGATTCCTTCCTGACAGCAGAATGGATTAAGTCAGCACTGATTAACATTAAGCTTTACAACCATAACTCCAGTAAAACAGCTTTGTTGCTGGGGTCAAACGCAAGCCTCAAGTCAGATATAGCTGGTCTAATACCGACAATTACCCAAGAGTTACCCACAGTTGAGGAAATTAGCGATTATCTGCCACAAATATTACCCGGCTCAATTACACTAGTCCAAATCAATGAAATAGCGAATACTTGTGTAGGGATGTATTTGGCAGATATTGAAATAGGGGTAAAAACTGCCCTAGCAATTGACAAAGCCCCTTTGGGGCAGGGTGTGGGGTGTGGGGTGTGGGGTGTAGAGAAAGCTCCAACAACCATCTTCGTACAAGCCCCGTCTTCACTACACCCAACACCCTACCCCCAACACCCTATTTTTGACAGCAGTGAATTAGTCAAAAAAGTTTCTGCTTATAAAATTGAGTTGCTCAAACGAGTTTACAATGTGGAATTTCTGCAACCAATGACAATTCCTGTCGGGGGACTGGAGTTAATGCAGTCAGCATTTAAGGGATACAGGCGACTCCTGACACCGTTAGCGAAGTCTTACAACTTGCGCCTACCAAAAGGTGTTTTATTGATTGGCCCACCCGGAACAGGTAAATCTCACTCGGCTAAGGCTTGTTCTCAAATACTGGAATTACCCTTGGTAATCGTGGAGTGGGGTCATTTCCGCAGTTATGGAAATATGGCGGAATACAAACTCAAAAAGTTATTGGCACTGGTAGACCGAATTAACCGTATAATTTTTTACCTCGATGACTTTGACAAGGGATTTGCCGGAGATGATGATTTATCACGAAGATTAGCAGGGATGTTACTCACTTGGATGCAGGAAAGAACAAGTGATGTATTAATAATTGCTTCTGCCAATAATATCCAATGGCTACCACCAGAGTTAACCAGAAGTGGACGGTTTGATCAGATATTCAAAATCGACTTACCAAACAACGGCGAAAGACATTCTATATTTAAGATTCACCTAGCAAGATTTGACAAGCGCTTTAGTCATGGTGGAGATGCCTTTACCCCAGAAGAATGGCAAAGATTATTGAAGGTAACACATCGCTGTGTCGGTGCAGAAATTCAGGCAATCGTCGAAAGGGCAGCATTCTCAATATTTTGTCAATCCTTTGATGAAGAAACTCCAGCACTAGAGGATTTGCCGCCATTACAAATTACCCTAACTGCACTATTAGAATCAAGAAAAAGCGTAAATCCTCTGGCAATACGTGAAGCCGACCGAATAGAAAGTATGCGTAATAAGGCAGATTTGCAAGGACTACCATCTAGTCCGGTGGATTCATCAATATATAGTCTGGGCGATATCGATATTTTTGGTAGTTAA
- a CDS encoding DUF192 domain-containing protein has translation MQIPKSQSKIDWYAAGFKLLNIAGPIAGVSVILFTAVISYIETRPQKLPIQYKLIHNNQTFYLEAANKTQELEIGLKWRNNLESDRGMLFNLGREYKRVPFWMHQVKVPLDIIYLKNNLVTTIIRNAPPCMKNPCPIYYGVAATQVLELKAGASNIQLGQKLVIEPIPKKL, from the coding sequence ATGCAAATACCGAAATCTCAGTCAAAAATCGATTGGTATGCTGCTGGCTTTAAGCTGCTAAACATCGCTGGGCCAATTGCTGGGGTGTCAGTAATCTTGTTCACAGCAGTAATATCTTATATCGAAACTCGTCCCCAAAAATTGCCTATTCAGTATAAGCTTATTCACAATAACCAGACCTTTTATTTAGAAGCGGCAAATAAAACACAAGAACTTGAGATTGGACTCAAGTGGAGAAATAATCTAGAGAGCGATCGCGGAATGTTGTTTAACTTGGGTCGAGAGTATAAGCGTGTACCCTTTTGGATGCACCAAGTCAAAGTGCCGTTGGACATTATATACCTTAAAAATAATCTGGTGACAACAATAATTCGCAATGCACCCCCATGCATGAAAAATCCTTGTCCAATCTATTACGGTGTTGCTGCGACACAGGTTTTAGAACTAAAAGCAGGTGCTAGTAATATTCAACTTGGGCAGAAATTAGTAATAGAGCCTATACCTAAGAAATTGTAA
- a CDS encoding TrbI/VirB10 family protein, whose translation MSLKNEHQNLTIDQILKFSEDTNDGQRREKANREESEEFPLITRHTVSTSPWSRLGIIAIPFGLGFLVIFYFLNGVFNPARSPEAITAKADKTSPALEKVELKDGDVYAKLALNKQEDELNKINQSKEQVKVNNKPVSVAASPPLSTARPVAQTQSPSPRRDYVPSRTNSTISSPPRNQTLPRISNPVRTVTPKTETPTDVIAEFNRLRSLGSYGKIAYTPTSNNQQISTEATSFQTPNTTLLKVQPPNSAYTTQQTRPNFSNSTSTEIEKIRPRWLADSKSDKQVADGNYLSQENQILQQRKTRYLVVGEFANGVLVTPVVKQQSENTRFQQQQAPDDSKRYVARLTADLHDNYGNVAIHKGTLLAVEPLQVNGGSYVSVQVTSIIKDNTEYPISSGAISVLGEGGKPLLAKQLQDHKGGGSDLTVALVSGLGQVGAILNQSDSSSSVVNSATGTFSSSTTSNSQRNIGGAFLQGAFGKLSDTIARRAETSNQQITPRPNVWYIPQGTKITFLVNRSLELP comes from the coding sequence ATGTCTCTAAAAAACGAACACCAGAATTTGACTATAGATCAAATCTTGAAATTTTCAGAGGATACAAATGATGGACAAAGGAGAGAAAAGGCTAACCGCGAAGAGTCCGAAGAATTTCCATTGATTACTAGACACACTGTCAGTACTTCTCCTTGGTCAAGATTAGGGATAATCGCTATTCCTTTTGGCTTAGGGTTCTTAGTAATCTTTTATTTTCTCAATGGTGTTTTCAATCCTGCTAGAAGTCCAGAAGCGATAACTGCTAAAGCTGATAAAACATCCCCAGCTTTGGAGAAAGTTGAGCTAAAAGATGGTGATGTCTATGCCAAATTAGCCTTGAATAAACAAGAAGATGAATTAAATAAGATTAATCAGAGTAAAGAGCAAGTTAAAGTTAATAATAAACCTGTAAGTGTTGCAGCTTCACCACCACTATCAACAGCTAGACCTGTAGCACAAACACAAAGTCCTAGCCCTAGACGAGATTACGTTCCGAGTAGAACTAACTCGACTATTTCATCACCACCTCGTAATCAAACATTGCCAAGAATTAGTAATCCTGTTAGGACTGTTACGCCGAAAACAGAAACGCCAACAGACGTGATAGCTGAATTTAATCGACTTCGCAGCTTAGGATCTTACGGAAAAATCGCTTATACACCTACTTCAAATAACCAGCAGATATCAACAGAGGCGACATCCTTTCAAACACCGAATACAACACTTCTGAAAGTACAGCCACCCAATAGTGCTTATACAACACAGCAAACACGCCCTAACTTCTCTAACAGTACATCCACAGAAATTGAGAAAATTCGCCCTCGTTGGTTAGCCGATTCTAAATCTGATAAACAAGTAGCAGATGGTAATTACTTGTCTCAAGAAAACCAAATTCTGCAACAGCGTAAAACTCGCTATTTAGTCGTTGGGGAATTCGCAAATGGTGTTTTAGTGACTCCAGTGGTCAAGCAGCAAAGCGAAAATACTCGCTTCCAACAACAGCAGGCTCCAGATGATAGTAAACGCTATGTTGCTAGATTAACGGCTGATTTGCATGACAACTATGGAAATGTGGCAATTCATAAAGGCACTTTATTAGCCGTTGAACCCCTACAGGTTAATGGTGGCTCTTATGTAAGTGTGCAAGTCACCAGCATTATCAAAGATAACACTGAGTACCCAATTAGTAGCGGTGCAATTTCTGTATTAGGAGAAGGCGGGAAACCGTTGTTAGCTAAACAGTTGCAAGATCACAAAGGCGGAGGTTCTGACTTGACTGTGGCATTAGTCAGTGGTTTGGGTCAAGTAGGAGCAATCCTGAATCAATCTGATTCCAGTAGCAGTGTAGTTAATTCTGCTACTGGGACATTTAGCTCTAGCACGACTTCAAACAGCCAGCGCAATATTGGTGGGGCATTCTTACAAGGTGCTTTTGGCAAGCTTAGTGACACCATTGCTCGCCGTGCAGAAACTTCTAACCAACAAATCACCCCTCGTCCCAATGTTTGGTATATCCCACAAGGAACGAAGATTACGTTTTTGGTGAACCGTTCTCTGGAGTTGCCATGA